TAGATGATAACATAATGAGTGATTACAAAAAAGTACAGAATCTATTTAGTCTTGGTGAATTACTTGGAGTAAAAATAGACAAAGAAGAAACCAAAGAAGAAAGAGAAAAAACAACATCAAAAAAAATAATAGGAGAATTATTAAATGAAATACTATTAACAGGAAAAACAGAATTAACAGAACTCACAACAATGTTCAATCCAGGAAAAAGGATAGAAATAAAAGATATAAAATCATTATTATTCTATCTTGGGTTCATGACATTTGAAAAAAAAGGAATAATAACATATTTAAAAATACCAAATTACTCAATGAAAAAAATATTCTCAGAATACTTCACAGAATACATAGAAGAAAAACTAACAGAATACATAGACCCAGAGCCAATAGAGATAGCAGTAAGAAAGATACTATCAGATGGAGAAATAAAAAGCTTTGCCAAAGAAATAGAAAACCTATTGAGCAAAATGGACAACAGAATATTCATGGGATTAGATGAAAAATACATAAAAGCAATAATGTATAGTTATCTAATACTAACGCCATATGCAATGGTAAAAATGGAATATCCAGTAGAAAATGGGTATATAGACATAGCAATGTTCAAAAGGTATGAAGAAGTACCATATGAAGCGATAATAGAAGTAAAATACATAAAACAAAAAGAATACACAGAAGAAAAATTAAAAAGGAAAATAAAACAGGCAAAAGAACAAATAGAAAAATACAAGAAATCATATGAATTAAACACAAAAAATGAAACGATGAAAAAGTATATAATTATCTTTGTTGGTAAAGAAGCAAAGTATATTGAGGAAATATAAAAGACTACAAGAATTTTGGTATTTTAAAATGCAATATATCGACTTTAGGTTAATGATATGTTATAATTGAGATATATATTTTAAACATATATCGCATTCAAGAATATAAAAGGGGGAGTTTTATGAAGTTATTATACAAATATATGTTATATTTTTTTATTGTAGGATTGATACCATTAATTATAATTTTTGGTGTTATACGAATTGAAAACAGAAAAATGGTAAATTTTACATTGGAAGATGAAAAAAATAGAATAAAAAATTCCGTTAATAAATTTTTTGGAAATAAATTCGAAGAATTACTACAAATAGCTTATAAATATTCAAATAATAATAATATAAAGAAAGGATTACTAACAAATAATAGAGAATATGTAAAAAAATATTAGTTCCAGATTTCAATGTTTTAAAAGTTACAGGATTAAAAGTATTAGAATTAGAAGATGCTAATGGAAAAGTTTTTTATAGAGGACATCATCCAGGAAAATTTGGTGATGATAAATCTCATATTTCTGGTGTTAAATTAGCTTTAGATGGAACTAAAAATTATGGTTTTGATTTTGGCTCTAGTGGTTTTGGATTAAGAGCTTTTTATCCAATTATTGTAGAGAATAAGGTAATAGGAATTGTTCAAACGGGAGTTCCATTTTCTTCAGAAACTCTTATGAATTTCAAAAAAATGATTTCAACTGATATGCTTGTTTATACAAAAAATGGTCTATATGCTGCAACTGAGAAAAAATATCTTTTGCCAGAAAATAAAATAAAGGATTTTTTCACTGAATTAAAAAATAATGGATCTTTTAAATATACAGTAAAACCTGGCATTTCATTTTTGCTATTTCCTTTAAAAGAACCCAATGGAAAAATAATTGGATTATTGGCTGTTTTAGAAGATACGACTAATTTTGTTGCATTGAACTCCGAAATAATGAAATCTATGATTATGACTTTTATTTTTATAATCTTAATAATATTATTATTCTCTGTTGTTGTAACAAAAATTCTTATAAAAAAGATTAATCATTTATCTTTTAACATTGAAAAAATTTCAGATGGAGATTTAACCGTTAAAATTAAAAGTTCTGGTAAAGATGAAATTGACCATATTTTTTTAAAATTGAAAAGTTTGCTGGATAATTTTAAAAATATTTTAAAATCAGTTCTTGATACAGGCTTAAAATTAGATAAATCCTCAGAAGAGGTTATTGATGCTGTTATGAAAACAGAAAAAAGTTCTGATGATTTATATTTAAGTGCGAAAAATATAGAACAAAATATGAATGATATTTCCTCCACAATTGAAGAAATAACTTCTGGAATTGAAGAGATTGAAAGTTCTGCACAAATGGTTTCTGAAAATTCTCAAGAATTATCCTCTATAGCAATAGAAAGTATTAAAAATGCTGAAAATGGAACTAAAGGTTTAAATACTATATCAGAAATAATACACAATGCTGTAATTCAATCAAAAAATACTGAAAAAAAGGTTGAAGAATTGTTATATTTAACGAGTAATATAGGAGAAATTGTTGATTCTATAAACACAATAACTGAACAAACAAATTTATTAGCTTTAAATGCTGCTATAGAAGCTGCTAGAGCTGGTGAAGCTGGAAAAGGGTTTGCTGTTGTTGCTGATGAAATTCGAAAATTGGCAGAAGAAAGTAAAAAAGCAACAGAAAAGATTGCTGAAATATTATTAGATGTTCAAAATAGCGTTAAAGATGTAAATAGCGCAACATTAGAAACTGTTAATATAGTAAATAAAGTTGAATCAGGGGCAAAAAATATAAAAGAAAATTTTAGAATCATATTAGAACAAATTGATTTAATAAATAATAAAGTTGAAAATTTAACTGCAACATCGCAAGAGCAAAGCGCGTCAACAGAAGAGATGGCAGCTGCAATGGATAAAAGTATGAAAAACATTACTGAAATACTTAAACAAATTGAACAAATGGCTGAAATTTCATTTAATCAAAAAAATGAAATTTCCATGCTAAAAGAGGTATCTCAAGAATTGAAAAATGATTCAGAAGTATTAAAAGAAAATATTAAAAAATTTAAAATATAATTTCCAATAATATAAAGAATGATTTTATATATTATTATAAATTACCAATGCTGGGTTATAACCCAGCATTGGTAATGTTATTTATTAAACTGAGATTATTTTATAATTGTTGTTTTTATCAATTCCTAATGCTGATAATTTTCCACCATAAACACATCCTGTATCTATATCTATACTGATAATTTTATTTTTTTCATTTTTATGAAAATATATTTCATATTTTCCTGTTATATAAAATGTTGGCGTATGTCCATGAACTATAATATAATTTTCATATCTTTTATTTTTCATATAAAATTCATCTCTTATCCAGAGTAAATCTTTTTCATTTTGATCTGTTAATTTTATTCCATATCTAATTCCCCCATGAACAAATAAATATTTTTGTTCATTTAGTTGTTCTATATGATATAATTTTAAAGATTTTATAAATTTAAAATATTTTTCTTCTATATTATTATTAAAACTTTTTAAGGTAGCTGATGCCCCATTTCTAAACCATACACCTTCTGCATATTTTCCTTTTTTTTCTATATAATCAATCATCATATCTTCATGATTTCCTTTTAAAAAAATGGATCTATTCCTTAATTTCATTAATAAATCGAGGACCTTTTTTGAATCCGGTCCCCGATCAATATAATCTCCTAAGAAAATGATTTTATCATTTTCTGGTATTTTATTTATTAATTTTAATAATTTTTCATACATTCCATGTATATCTGATATTATCCATATCATCTTAGAAAATACCTTTCATTATCAATAGCCAGATAGATGATATTATAACACCATAAATAGGTGAAAAAATCCATTCTTTGGATTTTTGTTTTACGATAAAAAATCTGTACAATAAACCAACAAATATTGAGATTAATACCCATTCTATTTTAAATTTGCTTAAAAATATGTATATGGCTAATCTTTCAGAAGCACCTGCTGTATCTTTTATCTGTTTGTCAATGATATTAAATGTTCTTTCAATAAAAGAGCCAAAACTTGTTGCCAACATCATTCCAATTAAATAATATATAAATTCATTTGAAATATATGAGTTCATATAAACTTTATAAAATATTAGGTTAATAATCAAAGCACCTATAAGATATAATATTTCTCTTTTAAAGGTTGTTCCTTTTGTTCTATAAATATCTATAAATATATGATAAGATATTAACAACAAAAAAGCTGTTATTCCTAATGGTGTTTTTAATGTATCAAATGTAAAAGATAATATAGCTAATATACTCCAAACTATGTGTGTTATTAAATTATTCTTTAATTTTAATTTTTCAGAATATACATTAGAAAATGCATGATCTGCAACAAAATGAGATAAAAATCCATGTAAGGGTATCATTATTTCACCTGCTTTTTTGCTACCATTTGTTCTATAAAATATTGATGAATTGCAGGATCATCTTCTATTTCTGGATGAAATGAGGCAACTAAAATATTATCCTGTCTAACAAGAACAGGAGCATCTTTGAATTCTATTAATTTTTCAATATTTTCTCCATATTTTACTATTTTTGGAGCTCTGATAAATGTAACTTTTAATTTATTTCCCTGAAATTCCAGAATCTCTTCAAAAGAAAATACTTGTCTTCCATATGCATTTCTTTCAACATATATATCTATTAATCCCATTGTTTCTTGTTGAGGATAATTAGCAATCCTTTTAGAAACAACTATCATTCCTGCACATGTTCCAAAAATAGGGAATCCTTCTTTGGCTCTTCTTTTTAATTCTTCCCAAATACCAGTTTTTTTCATTAATTTTGAAATTGTTGTACTTTCACCACCAGGTATTATTAAACCAGCAACGTCATTTAAGGTTTCTATAGATTTAACTCTAACGGGTGTATGTCCTATTTTTTCAATCATATTTGCATGTTCTCTAATATCTCCTTGAACAGCTAATACACCTATTTTCAAACTTACCATCCTCTTTCTTGTAAATGAACATCCAATTGGTCTATTTCTAAACCTTCCATTGCTTCCCCAACATCTTCACTTATTTTTGCTAATTTTTCTGGATCATCATAATGTAATACAGCTTCAACTATAGCTTTTGCCATTTTTTTAGGTTCTTTTGATTTAAATATCCCAGAACCTACAAATACACCGTCTGCTCCTAATAGCATCATTAAAGCTGCATCGGCAGGTGTAGCAACTCCACCTGCTGCAAAATTAACTACAGGTAGTCTTCCTAATTTTTTAACTTCTGCAACTAAATCAACAGGAGCTCCAATTTGTTTTGCATATGTAACTAATTCTTCTTCTGGCATGTTTTGAACTAATCTTACTTCATCCATAACCTGTCTCATATGTTTAACTGCTTCTACAACATTTCCTGTTCCAGCTTCACCTTTTGTTCTAATCATTGCAGCACCTTCTGCTATTCTTCTTAAAGCTTCACCTAAATTTCTTGCTCCACAAACAAATGGTACTTTATAATCATGTTTGTTTAAATGATATTTGTTATCAGCAGGAGTTAAAACTTCTGATTCATCTATAAAATCCACACCTAAAGCTTCTAAAATTCTTGCTTCAGCTATATGGCCTATTCTTACTTTTGCCATAACTGGAATTGAAACTGCTTCCATTATTTCTTTTATTTTAGAAATACTTGCCATTCTTGCAACGCCGCCTGCCTTTCTAATATCAGCAGGAACTCTTTCAAGTGCCATAACTGCAACTGCACCAGCTTCTTCGGCAATTTTTGCCTGTTCTGCTGTTGTTACGTCCATAATAACACCATTTTTAAACATTTCTGCAAACCCTTTTTTTACCACCCATGTACCTTTTTCCATTTTATATGCCTCCCTTTTCTTCCCAATATTTTTTTGAAATTGTAATTAATCGGGATAAATCACCTTTTTTTCTTCCAACTTTTGCACAATGTTTTCCATCTACTTCTACTATATCTGCAGTAAAATCTATTTTTTCTTTTAATAATTTTGAACCAACACCATAACTATCTACGGGAACATCTAACGTTTCAAATAATTTAATTTTTTCAGCATCAAATCCTCCAGAAACAAGTATTTTTAGATTTTTTAATCCATTACTATCAAAAATCTGTCTTGCTCTCCATACTAATTCTGGATTTACTCCTAATGATGACCTATCTTTTGGTATTACGCTTTTATCCCTGAGACTTCCAGATGTATCAAATCTAACACCCCATATTTTATTTTTCCCTTCACCTATTATTATAGATGGATCCGTAATACCTGGCTTAAATGTTTTTCCAGTAATATATTCATAGAATTTCGATACCAATTTTAATGTTGTTCCAATAACATCATTATCCCAATCTACAAGTACTATTCGATTTACCTTTTCATCAATATGTTTATCAAAAGCTATAGCGGCTTCTGTTGTATCGCCGTCATATGATGCAATTAATGCATGAGGGATGGTCCCCATTGATTCAACACCCCAATAATCGGCATTAGCATCTGTTGACACACCAAATGCACCTGCTTTTAAAGCGGCGTAACCATCAGTAGCCTGTACCCAGAAGTGGTCGAATCTTGCACTGAAAAACAATATGGGTTTCCCATTTGCAACATCTACGACTTTTTTTACAGCTGTTGCGGTTGATGTGGCCCTTGCAAGTACTCCGAGTAATATTGTTTCTAAATATCCAAAATAAGCTGGATCACCTTCTATAGTAAGAATTGGTTCCATATTATTTGCAATATCACCATCATATAAGGCTTTAACTTCTATTTCATCCCATTTATCTACCCATAAATCGTTTAGCATCATTCTTAAATCCCACTTTTTTGATGTTATCTTCAAAAGCTCATCTTTATTCATATTATGCGCAGCATTTTGAAGTGCTTTTTCAAGATTTAATATTTGATTAAATAATTCATTTGCTTTTTCTTCATCTTTATAGTATCCTGTTCCAAATCTTAAAATAGCAAGGGCTTCATCTATTCCAACCACTACACAATCTTTTCTTGGAAAATACTGATAAAGCACATTTACATGTCTGTTGTCTTTTTTTAATACTTCAACGTATCTTGTAAAATACTTATCAGAATAATACCCCATTCTAATTCTGTCTATTGGCACTTTAAATATTTTAGGATGTAATCTTTTTGGCATTTTAATCACCTCAAGTTTAATTATATATTTAAATTTATTCTTAAATGTTTTGTAAACGTTAAAGTTTGTTACACGAAATAACTCTATTATTCCTAATATTTATACCTTCAATCTCTAAAAAAAATTTTTTCCAATGACTTCCTCCACCATAATTTCCTATATTACAATTATTTTTTATAACTCTATGGCAAGGTAAAATCAATGGAATTGTGTTTTTTGCCATTACAGTACCTACTGCTCTTGAAGCATTTGGATATCCGGATATTATAGCAAGTTCTTTATAAGAAACTACTTTACCAAATTTCACTTTTTTTAAGGCTGTCAGAACATCTTTTTCAAACTTATTTTTATAATAAATTTCATATGGAATTTCATCCAATACATCATTTCCTTCTAAATATTCCTTAATTTTATAATAAAAATCCTTACTATATGCATCATAATATTCTTCTAACTTCTCATTTAAAATTTCAATTTTAATTATTTTATTATTTTTCACAAATCCTTTTATGCTACCAAATTCGACAGCTACTATAAAGTTATTCATTATATCATCTCCATTTTATTTTTATATTTGTAGTATACCAGAATTTCTTTTATAATCATATAGGGATATATTTCAAATATAGACAAATAATCCTTAATATTAATTAAAAATTTTCGATTATGAAATTTTTTTCATGGTTATATATTTTAATTGAATATTAGTTTTTTAAATGAAATAATGTTATAATTACAATAATAGAATTATTTAAAAGGAGGAGTTTTATGACTACAGGATTTTTAGGTACCTTATTATGGTGGATTTTTATTTTCTACATATTAATGGGACCACAAATGAAGTTTGCACAATTAATTGCAGGAAGAAAAGCTTTATTATCCTCATTATCGAAAAAAAGAAACTCTACTGTTATTACTTTAATTCACAGACAGGAAAGTATGGGTTTTTTAGGTTTTCCTTTTTATAAATATATAAATGTTGAGGATAGTGAAGAGATTTTAAGAGCTATTAGAAAAGCGCCAAAGGATAAACCTATTGATTTAATTATACATACTCCAGGTGGACTTGTTTTAGCAGCTACACAAATAGCTAAAGCTTTACATGATCATCCAGCCGAAACAAGAGTTATTGTTCCACATTATGCTATGAGTGGTGGAACATTAATTTCTTTAGCTGCAGATCAAATTATTATGGATAAACATGCTGTGTTAGGTCCTGTTGATCCGCAATTAGGACAAAACCCTGCACCAAGTATTGTTAAAGTTGTAGAGCAAAAAGGTGTGGACAAGGTTGATGATCAAACATTAATATTAGCAGATGTAGCAAAAAAATCTATATCTCAAGTTCAAAGATTTATTTTTAATGTTTTAAAGAATAATATGGATGAAGAAAAAGCTAAAGAATTATCTCAAACATTAACTGAGGGAAGATGGACACATGATTATCCAATAACAGTTGAAGAAGCTAAAGAACTTGGACTAAATATTTCAATAGATATTCCTGAAGAAGTATATGCACTAATGGATTTATATTCACAACCAATTAGACAAAGAGGAACTGTAGAATTTGTATCTTATACTAATAAAAAATAGAACATCTGGTTTTAACTTTGAATAA
This portion of the Marinitoga sp. 1197 genome encodes:
- a CDS encoding methylated-DNA--[protein]-cysteine S-methyltransferase, whose translation is MNNFIVAVEFGSIKGFVKNNKIIKIEILNEKLEEYYDAYSKDFYYKIKEYLEGNDVLDEIPYEIYYKNKFEKDVLTALKKVKFGKVVSYKELAIISGYPNASRAVGTVMAKNTIPLILPCHRVIKNNCNIGNYGGGSHWKKFFLEIEGINIRNNRVISCNKL
- the pdxT gene encoding pyridoxal 5'-phosphate synthase glutaminase subunit PdxT, which produces MKIGVLAVQGDIREHANMIEKIGHTPVRVKSIETLNDVAGLIIPGGESTTISKLMKKTGIWEELKRRAKEGFPIFGTCAGMIVVSKRIANYPQQETMGLIDIYVERNAYGRQVFSFEEILEFQGNKLKVTFIRAPKIVKYGENIEKLIEFKDAPVLVRQDNILVASFHPEIEDDPAIHQYFIEQMVAKKQVK
- a CDS encoding PD-(D/E)XK nuclease domain-containing protein translates to DDNIMSDYKKVQNLFSLGELLGVKIDKEETKEEREKTTSKKIIGELLNEILLTGKTELTELTTMFNPGKRIEIKDIKSLLFYLGFMTFEKKGIITYLKIPNYSMKKIFSEYFTEYIEEKLTEYIDPEPIEIAVRKILSDGEIKSFAKEIENLLSKMDNRIFMGLDEKYIKAIMYSYLILTPYAMVKMEYPVENGYIDIAMFKRYEEVPYEAIIEVKYIKQKEYTEEKLKRKIKQAKEQIEKYKKSYELNTKNETMKKYIIIFVGKEAKYIEEI
- a CDS encoding methyl-accepting chemotaxis protein, with protein sequence MLVPDFNVLKVTGLKVLELEDANGKVFYRGHHPGKFGDDKSHISGVKLALDGTKNYGFDFGSSGFGLRAFYPIIVENKVIGIVQTGVPFSSETLMNFKKMISTDMLVYTKNGLYAATEKKYLLPENKIKDFFTELKNNGSFKYTVKPGISFLLFPLKEPNGKIIGLLAVLEDTTNFVALNSEIMKSMIMTFIFIILIILLFSVVVTKILIKKINHLSFNIEKISDGDLTVKIKSSGKDEIDHIFLKLKSLLDNFKNILKSVLDTGLKLDKSSEEVIDAVMKTEKSSDDLYLSAKNIEQNMNDISSTIEEITSGIEEIESSAQMVSENSQELSSIAIESIKNAENGTKGLNTISEIIHNAVIQSKNTEKKVEELLYLTSNIGEIVDSINTITEQTNLLALNAAIEAARAGEAGKGFAVVADEIRKLAEESKKATEKIAEILLDVQNSVKDVNSATLETVNIVNKVESGAKNIKENFRIILEQIDLINNKVENLTATSQEQSASTEEMAAAMDKSMKNITEILKQIEQMAEISFNQKNEISMLKEVSQELKNDSEVLKENIKKFKI
- a CDS encoding SDH family Clp fold serine proteinase produces the protein MTTGFLGTLLWWIFIFYILMGPQMKFAQLIAGRKALLSSLSKKRNSTVITLIHRQESMGFLGFPFYKYINVEDSEEILRAIRKAPKDKPIDLIIHTPGGLVLAATQIAKALHDHPAETRVIVPHYAMSGGTLISLAADQIIMDKHAVLGPVDPQLGQNPAPSIVKVVEQKGVDKVDDQTLILADVAKKSISQVQRFIFNVLKNNMDEEKAKELSQTLTEGRWTHDYPITVEEAKELGLNISIDIPEEVYALMDLYSQPIRQRGTVEFVSYTNKK
- a CDS encoding metallophosphoesterase family protein, encoding MIWIISDIHGMYEKLLKLINKIPENDKIIFLGDYIDRGPDSKKVLDLLMKLRNRSIFLKGNHEDMMIDYIEKKGKYAEGVWFRNGASATLKSFNNNIEEKYFKFIKSLKLYHIEQLNEQKYLFVHGGIRYGIKLTDQNEKDLLWIRDEFYMKNKRYENYIIVHGHTPTFYITGKYEIYFHKNEKNKIISIDIDTGCVYGGKLSALGIDKNNNYKIISV
- a CDS encoding nicotinate phosphoribosyltransferase produces the protein MPKRLHPKIFKVPIDRIRMGYYSDKYFTRYVEVLKKDNRHVNVLYQYFPRKDCVVVGIDEALAILRFGTGYYKDEEKANELFNQILNLEKALQNAAHNMNKDELLKITSKKWDLRMMLNDLWVDKWDEIEVKALYDGDIANNMEPILTIEGDPAYFGYLETILLGVLARATSTATAVKKVVDVANGKPILFFSARFDHFWVQATDGYAALKAGAFGVSTDANADYWGVESMGTIPHALIASYDGDTTEAAIAFDKHIDEKVNRIVLVDWDNDVIGTTLKLVSKFYEYITGKTFKPGITDPSIIIGEGKNKIWGVRFDTSGSLRDKSVIPKDRSSLGVNPELVWRARQIFDSNGLKNLKILVSGGFDAEKIKLFETLDVPVDSYGVGSKLLKEKIDFTADIVEVDGKHCAKVGRKKGDLSRLITISKKYWEEKGGI
- the pdxS gene encoding pyridoxal 5'-phosphate synthase lyase subunit PdxS; this encodes MEKGTWVVKKGFAEMFKNGVIMDVTTAEQAKIAEEAGAVAVMALERVPADIRKAGGVARMASISKIKEIMEAVSIPVMAKVRIGHIAEARILEALGVDFIDESEVLTPADNKYHLNKHDYKVPFVCGARNLGEALRRIAEGAAMIRTKGEAGTGNVVEAVKHMRQVMDEVRLVQNMPEEELVTYAKQIGAPVDLVAEVKKLGRLPVVNFAAGGVATPADAALMMLLGADGVFVGSGIFKSKEPKKMAKAIVEAVLHYDDPEKLAKISEDVGEAMEGLEIDQLDVHLQERGW